A genomic stretch from Mastacembelus armatus chromosome 12, fMasArm1.2, whole genome shotgun sequence includes:
- the LOC113124182 gene encoding collagen alpha-1(XI) chain-like: MGLPGPPGSDGMKGIRGPIGLPGPVGHKGEQGSIGLPGPRGMSGMPGFPGLAGLKGLKGYQGLPGLPGRRGLPGPPGVPGPPGLSLNITLIQLKELMYVSDKPNYPLIQTLLDSLQQELRLLVDPPDGSKEHPATTCLELWLCHPEYSSGMYYIDPNQGSSADALLAYCSFSSTSKQTCLHPRDSQLPMKAWVEGFSEEGSFDWLSRLEQGFQFYYPGANVVQMRFLKLHSSTAVQTLTYSCHPGYRLGQTDRDVKFLTDTRKQSYLGALKDCVPEEETVFGPRESVFEFEDLHLLPLRDVAIMGGGNFTHQFGFTVGPVCFS, from the exons ATGGGACTGCCGGGACCACCTGGAAGTGATGGCATGAAG GGTATTCGTGGTCCTATTGGGTTGCCAGGTCCAGTGGGCCATAAGGGAGAGCAG GGAAGTATTGGTCTTCCAGGGCCAAGGGGCATGTCAGGGATGCCAGGATTTCCT GGCTTGGCTGGATTAAAG GGTTTGAAAGGCTACCAAGGTTTGCCTGGTCTGCCTGGCAGGAGGGGCCTACCG GGTCCACCTGGTGTTCCTGGACCTCCGGGACTATCACTTAACATAACCTTGATTCAACTCAAA GAGCTGATGTATGTGTCCGATAAGCCCAACTATCCTCTGATCCAGACACTGCTGGATTCTCTGCAGCAGGAGCTTCGGCTGCTGGTGGATCCTCCTGATGGCAGCAAGGAGCATCCTGCTACCACCTGCCTGGAACTCTGGCTTTGTCACCCTGAATACAGCAGCG GGATGTATTACATTGACCCAAACCAGGGGAGCTCAGCCGACGCACTGCTGGCCtactgcagcttctcttccaCATCCAAACAGACCTGCCTTCATCCCAGAGACTCTCAG CTGCCCATGAAGGCCTGGGTGGAAGGATTCTCTGAAGAAGGCTCTTTTGACTGGCTCAGCAGGCTGGAGCAGGGCTTTCAG TTTTACTATCCTGGTGCTAATGTGGTCCAGATGCGTTTTCTGAAGTTACACAGCAGCACTGCCGTCCAGACCTTGACCTATTCCTGCCATCCAGGATACAGACTGggccagacagacagagatgtcAAATTCCTCACTGACACAAGGAAGCAAAGTTACCTTGGAGCACTTAAAGACTGTGTG CCCGAAGAGGAGACGGTTTTTGGACCTCGGGAGTCTGTGTTCGAGTTTGAGGACCTCCATCTGCTTCCACTGAGAGATGTGGCAATAATGGGAGGTGGAAACTTCACACACCAGTTTGGTTTTACGGTCGgtcctgtgtgtttcagctag